In Candidatus Atribacteria bacterium ADurb.Bin276, the sequence GAGATTGCCACGTCACTCCGTTCCTCGCAATGACGATTCAGAGTTCCTTCTCCCTTGATGGGAGAAGGTGAGGATGAGGGTGAAAGCCCGGAATGAGATTCTGGTTGGTTGCTCAATATGAGTTACCTATAAAAATTATTTCCGGTATTTTCAGGATAGATACATTCTTTTAGCAATCTATTACTGTTTTTCGTTCATTAAGCCTTTTGCTTTTTATTATACGCACGATGAATGAGGAACTGAAAAAAGTTAGTTTAATATATAATATAATGAACCAGGAGAAAGAAATATGAGAAACAAAATCCATGACTTCATCGTTTTGATTGTTATCATAATTTTTCTATTAGGAGCAGCTGGAAATGTCTTGGGGAAAGATGACTTTCTTTCCGAGCTGATCAATAACTACCGCCAAAAAGATTACCAAAAGGTTATTAATCAAATCAATAACCACCCCGATCAAGCCAAACACTATGCAAATCAAACCGCTCTTCTAAAATTACAATCTTTATTAACTATGGAGCAACTGGAGAAAGCTTACGAATTTTTATTGAAAGAAGAAAAAAATCGTCAGGTAAGTATCTCTGATCACCTTTGGTCGCTCTATCTTGATGCGCTCATAAACCAAAAAAGAACCAACTCAATAGAAGATGTTTATCATCACCTCCAGTCACTATCGACGCTGTCAATTTTGCTCCATCGATCTGCCTGGCAAGTTGCTGAACTATTCAATGCTGAAAAAAATTACAATCAGGCGATTAATTATTATATAGAATCTCTTTCTTGCGCCTATGATGAGTCAGAACGGCTTAATTCCCTAATAGGTATCAGCAAAATCCTTGTGGGTAAGGGTAACTTTTTAGAGGCTCTTTTCCATACTAAAAAAATTTACTATTCACACCGAACAATGACCAGCCGCCAAGCCCGAGACTTGATCAATCCCATTGTTGATAAACTAAATCCTGAGGATTTTTCAATGAAAACTAGATTAGAGGTCGCTGCTTTTTTCTTTCAGTTGGGGTGGACTTCTGATTCTATAAGATTTTTAGATCAAATTGATTTGAATTCTCTTCTTTCCTCTGAAATCCTTGAATATTGGATTTTATGGTTAAGGATATATCTACGTCAGGAAAATTTAACCGATATGAAAAGAATTTTGACCCAGAATTATATGTTAATGGATCATCCTGATGGTTGGTTTTACACTGGGGTTTACCACCAGAGACGGGGTGAATATAGTTTAGCCAGTATTGCCTATGAAAATCTTTTAAACCAGTTTCCCAATAGCGAATATGTTTTAAATACTTTTAAAAATCTTTCTTTTTGTTATCGAGTATTAGACGATGAGGAGAATTATCTCAATATTTTAGATCGAAGAGTTGCGGCATTCCCCTATGATAGTGAACCAATATGGGAAAAATTCTGGTATCTTTATCAAAAAAAAGATTTAAACTCAGCCCAATCGGCTTTAGATTTGCTTTCAACCTATCCTGATGAAAAAAGTCGTGCCCTTTTTTGGAAATATAAAATCGATCAATCAGAAGAAAGTATCCGTTATCTGGAAGAAATCATTAAGAATGAAGGGCTCGATTATTACTACGTTCGCGCTTGGCAAGAACTTGGCAAAACGAATAAGCCCCTTCCTTCATCTCGTGAGCTTTTTCCACCTCATGAATTTA encodes:
- the slt gene encoding Soluble lytic murein transglycosylase precursor, which codes for MRNKIHDFIVLIVIIIFLLGAAGNVLGKDDFLSELINNYRQKDYQKVINQINNHPDQAKHYANQTALLKLQSLLTMEQLEKAYEFLLKEEKNRQVSISDHLWSLYLDALINQKRTNSIEDVYHHLQSLSTLSILLHRSAWQVAELFNAEKNYNQAINYYIESLSCAYDESERLNSLIGISKILVGKGNFLEALFHTKKIYYSHRTMTSRQARDLINPIVDKLNPEDFSMKTRLEVAAFFFQLGWTSDSIRFLDQIDLNSLLSSEILEYWILWLRIYLRQENLTDMKRILTQNYMLMDHPDGWFYTGVYHQRRGEYSLASIAYENLLNQFPNSEYVLNTFKNLSFCYRVLDDEENYLNILDRRVAAFPYDSEPIWEKFWYLYQKKDLNSAQSALDLLSTYPDEKSRALFWKYKIDQSEESIRYLEEIIKNEGLDYYYVRAWQELGKTNKPLPSSRELFPPHEFITKMEIFTQNQKIHWNRYLILSDLSLKTNAEAELLTLKRLMPNHPEIYFELSRFYARNQEYRESQINAIYFQNRYPDFKNYKNVWKKIYPDYYFSIIKDLSEQNSIDPYLVLALIKAESAFEIDIVSPVGAVGLMQLMPSTAAWMIETGMNQVVNFADWNDSFLINPEINLELGATYFRYLLDYFNQKICPAIVAYNAGPGRLDEWIKGENQTQPDSFIENIPIPETKNYIKKVINFYFLYSMIYTGQFKMSPCTF